In the genome of Maribacter forsetii DSM 18668, the window ACGAGTTTTTTTACGACTTCTTTTCCAATTTCTTCGTTAAGCATTCGGACTATTTTAGATTTGCCCATGCTTAATTCATCGCGTAATACAGAAGAGCTTAACGCTACGTAAAGCGTACCGAATTTTAATTCTATTTCTGTAGTGTAATTATTAACACCGTTACCCATAAGCTTAGCCCATGCTTCTCTGGCGTCGACCTTATCTATTCCTTTTTCCAATTTATTCTTTTGAATAAATGCGGAAAGTGCATCTTTCATTGAAGTGTTGTCGTTGCCTCTACTTGCCATTATGGGGTTATGTTTATAGGTTCAAATTTGTTGTATGTATAGGTGATACCTTGGTTGTTCTTTACCTTAAAGCTATCTTTTGATAATTCTGTCAATACCTCTTCCCAAGTGTTAGCATTATTATTGTAGCCCATGAATATAGAATCGTTAGAAATTCTAATTGTAAAAGGCTCGGCATCATTAGAAGTTTCAAAAGTACCATTAAATTTAGGGTCTACTTTTTTTCTGAACCCTTTTAACGAATCTAACTTTATATAGTCAATAGTACTGTTAATTGAGTATTCTTTTTTAGCTCCGTCTTTAAAAGTAACTTCCTTGATTTCCCAATACCCATTTAGTAAATGCAACTGATTCTTATCAATTTTTGAATTGCAAGAAATAAGAATCAAAGAACAAATTATCAGTAATTTTTTCATCATTACAATTTAAATATTTTATACGATTGATGAATTTTTTTAACAACACTTTCGGTTCTGTCAGCATGTGTATCACTTATAAAGATCTGCCCAAAATTTTCATTGTTTACCAAAGTGATGATGTGAGAGACCCGGTGCTCATCCAGCTTATCAAAAATATCATCTAAAATTAATATAGGGGTAGTGCCACTTTGAGATTTCATAAAATGAAACTGGGCAAATTTTAAAGCTATTAAAAAAGACTTCTGTTGACCTTGGCTGCCAAATTTCTTAATAGGATAGTTGCTGATTTCAAAACTAAGGTCATCTTTATGCACACCTACGCTAGTATATTGTAAAGCTCTGTCTTTGTCTAGATTTTTGTTTAACAGCGTTAGCAAATCATAATCTTTCAATTTGCTATTATAGGAAAGGGAAACATCTTCTGTATTGCCGGTAATAGATTTATATTGTTCTTGAAAAATAGGAATAAAGGCTTCTAGGAAAGATGTTCTTTTTTTAAAGATTTCAGTACCATACGTCTCCATCTGCTCATTGTAGACCGCCAAAGTATCCTTATTGAAAGTTCTATTAGCCGCAAAGTATTTAAGCAAGGCATTTCTTTGAGAAACTACCTTGTTGTAATTGATGAGGTTTTGTAAATAACTTTTGTCCGATTGAGAGATAACACCGTCAATGAACTTTCTACGTGTATCGCTGCCTTCTATGATAAGGTCTCTATCTGCCGGAGAGATAATAACCAAAGGCAAAAGACCAATGTGGTCGGCAAAACGGTCATAGGCTTTGCCGTTTCGTTTTATAATTTTCTTATTGTTCTTCTTTAAGCTGCAGACAATTTTTTCTTCTCTTCCCTCTTTTTCAAAAGTGCCGTCAATTACAAAGAAATCTGATCCGTGACGAATGTTTTGAGAAGAAACGGGGTTAAAGTAACTCTTGCCAAATGATAAATGGTAGATAGAGTCAAGAATGTTTGTTTTTCCAATTCCGTTATCACCTACAAAACAATTTATTTTAGCATCGAACAACAATTCTTTGGACTCAAAATTTTTGTAATTGATCAATGATAATTGTCTCAGTAGCATTAAGAATATCAGATTTTAGATTTGGAAGAATGTAAACTAGCTTAAAATATCCAAAAATAACGAATAAATACACTTTGCGATTTCAATAAAACCATTATTTTTGCGCGATCAATAAATTTAGAGATGGCAACATATAAGAAAAGAGGATATAAACCTGAAACAAAGGTTGAACAGCAAGAATTTGACGAACAGGAAAGCACAACAGCTGAAGTTTTTAGTTCGTTAGATGAGGGCGCTTCTAGATCTGAAGAATGGGTTTCTAAGAATCAGAATATCATTTTGGGTGTCATTGGTGTTATTGCTATTGGTGTTTTAGGCTACTTGGCTTATGACCAATTTGTAGAAAAGCCGAAAGAGGCAAGTGCTGCAAATGAAATGT includes:
- a CDS encoding DUF721 domain-containing protein, translating into MASRGNDNTSMKDALSAFIQKNKLEKGIDKVDAREAWAKLMGNGVNNYTTEIELKFGTLYVALSSSVLRDELSMGKSKIVRMLNEEIGKEVVKKLVLR
- a CDS encoding lipocalin family protein, with product MMKKLLIICSLILISCNSKIDKNQLHLLNGYWEIKEVTFKDGAKKEYSINSTIDYIKLDSLKGFRKKVDPKFNGTFETSNDAEPFTIRISNDSIFMGYNNNANTWEEVLTELSKDSFKVKNNQGITYTYNKFEPINITP
- the recF gene encoding DNA replication/repair protein RecF (All proteins in this family for which functions are known are DNA-binding proteins that assist the filamentation of RecA onto DNA for the initiation of recombination or recombinational repair.), whose product is MLLRQLSLINYKNFESKELLFDAKINCFVGDNGIGKTNILDSIYHLSFGKSYFNPVSSQNIRHGSDFFVIDGTFEKEGREEKIVCSLKKNNKKIIKRNGKAYDRFADHIGLLPLVIISPADRDLIIEGSDTRRKFIDGVISQSDKSYLQNLINYNKVVSQRNALLKYFAANRTFNKDTLAVYNEQMETYGTEIFKKRTSFLEAFIPIFQEQYKSITGNTEDVSLSYNSKLKDYDLLTLLNKNLDKDRALQYTSVGVHKDDLSFEISNYPIKKFGSQGQQKSFLIALKFAQFHFMKSQSGTTPILILDDIFDKLDEHRVSHIITLVNNENFGQIFISDTHADRTESVVKKIHQSYKIFKL